The genomic window TTGCATTAGAAACAAAATATAACAATAGCCATATGGATTACAAAAACATTATTATAAAAATTAGACGCATCGTTCGTTCCATCAATTTGGAATCGAAAAAAATTCAAAAAGATTATGGTGTCAGCATACCGCAGATTTTATGCTTGGAATACCTGAAAAATTCGCCCAACTACCAAGCTACGCAAAAAAACATCCGCGACCATCTAAAATTAAACTCCAGCACCGTAACAGGCATTATTGACCGATTAGAGAAAAAAGGTATGTTGGCCAGGCTGCCCAAAACAGGCGACCGCAGAACAACGGTTATTGCCCTTACCTCGGGGGGCGACACCCTTTTAAAAGAAACCCCCGACTTACTGCAACAGCGGCTTGCTGTAAAGTTAAAAACAGCATCGGCCGACGATTTGCTTGCTATAGGTGAAGTATTAGACAAGCTGGTAAACATGCTTGAAATAGCCGATATTGATGCTTCTCCGGTACTTACTTCAGCAGGTATTATAAAAGAAGAAGACAGTTAATATTTTATAGTAGCCCACTACTCAACCTCAATTTATAGAAAAGCAAAAAAAATTATAAAAACACCAGATGATTTGCATCCATTTCCGTTTCGCCCTGCCAGCAGTACGCTGCTAATGTGCCGCCGTTGGCCGCACACGCATCCACGCAGCAAATGTTATTACGAACCACCATATTGTTTTTATCCATGCAATAATGACCAAAGAACACCATAGGTTCTTTTTCGGAATACCACTTATAAGGAAACAGGATTTGCCTGGGAATGGTGTAATCGGGTAAAGTAAATTTGTTACCATAGGCCAATTCGCGAAAGGTTTTATTTTCGGCTGGTTTCCACCACCCTATCCTGAAGCTGCCTCTGCGGTTATTGTCCGAATCCTTAATGATTAAATCTTTTGGCAAGTTAAACTCAATGCCTTTAGTTGACTTTTCGACGGCGTTACCCAACGGATGCCTGGAGTCGGCCATGTAAGCCAGCGCTTTTTTTGAAAAACTTCCCTCCGTACGATGTTGTGCTATAATACGCGCATAATCGTCGTTCCAATAGGCATGTACCACCCTAAAAGCTCCAAAGTCGAGATGGATGGGTAAGGTACGCATCCATTTAATATATTTCTTAAGTAATTTTTCCTCCCCGTGGAATTCACTTTTCAATTGTTCGGCCATTTTTTTTGAGGAGTCGGAAATCTTTTTAAATGGTTTCCCGTCTTTATTTTTAGACAGGTGAAAAATAGCATACAACTCATGGTTGCCCAATATGGCATGGGCAAAGCCATATTTTACCATATCTTTAACAATTTCCAGAACGCGTCGTGAATTGGGGCCACGATGAATAAAGTCGCCAACAAAAACAGCTTTTCTACGGGTGTGCCTCCATATGCCGTAAATCTGTTTATAACCGAGCATTGGCAGCAGTTGTTCCAACTCTGTGGCATTACCGTGAACATCGCCTATAATATCGTAATAACAATGTTCCTGGATAATATTATTTACTTTGTCTTTTATCTGCTCCAAATTTTAATATATTTGATTGTTGACAGCAGCCAAAAATAAAACATTTGGTTTATTTTAAAACAATTAATGATGACAAAAATTATCAATTGGGGAATAATAGGTTGCGGCAATGTTTGCGAAGTAAAAAGTGGACCTGCATTTAACAAGGTTAACCACTCTAATCTGGTGGCCGTTATGAGGCGTAATGCCGAAAAAGTCAGGGATTATGCAGAACGCCACAAGGTAGCTCATTTTTATACCGATGCCGACCAACTCATTCAATCACCCCAGGTAAACGCCATATATGTTGCTACGCCTCCATCTACGCATGCCCAATATGCCATTGCAGCCATGCGTGCCGGTAAGCCTGTGTATGTTGAAAAACCCATGGCAAAAAACTATGCGGAGTGCCTGGCGATGAACCAGGTGGCCAAAGAAACCGGCATGCCTTTGTTTGTGGCTTATTACCGACGCACACTACCTGGTTTTTTAAAGGCAAAGCAACTTATTGATGAAAATGCGATAGGTCGCCCTCTGGCGGCGAACTTGCATCTAACCCGTCCGGCAAAAGAAAGTGAAAAAAATAAGTCGTGGCGTATAGATCCTTCTATTGCCGGTGGAGGTATATTTTATGATCTGGCATCGCATCAATTGGATTTGCTGGACTTTTTATTGGGACCCATAACACAAGCCATCGGTTTTACTGCCAACAACAACCCCTGGTACGAAGCAGAAGATACCATAAGTGCCTCCTTTAAGTTTGCGAGTGGGGTTGTAGGTTCGGGCACATGGAGCTTTGTAACCCATGATAAGGCTACTCGTGACAGCATAGAACTCATCGGTACACAAGGCAGCCTTAGGCTGAGCTGTTTTACACCCGATCCTATACAGCTTATTACAGACAAGGGGACAACGGAGTTTCCTTATCTTAATCCGGAGAACATACAGTACAACCTGATAAAACAAGTAACAGAAAGCATTTTGCAAGGTAAAGAAGCTATTAGCGATGGTATTTCGGCAGCAAGAACTAACCGCGTTATGGAGCAAATAATTAAAAGCATTGACCAATAAAATATGCATCCACTCAACAAACTGTACTTTTGCCTGCTACTTTTAGTGCTACCTCAGATATTTTTAGCACAAGCAGTTAATTATCAAGGTGCACCTTATATTCAAAATTTTGACCCGAACGACAATGCAGGCAGTAAAATTATCTTGTCTATATGTCAGGATAAAAGGGGTGTTCTTTTTTTTGGCGACAGGGAGGGAGTATTAGAATATGATGGCACAACCTGGAGAAGGCACTCCATACCCAATAAATCGGCTGTAAAAAGCCTGGCAAGCGACTCTACGGGTACCATATATGTGGGTGGTAACAATGACTTTGGCTATTTAAAACCAGACGCTATAGGTGCATTAAAATATCATTCATTAAATCACCTGGTGCCGGGCAACACGCCCCATTACCGGAGTGTTTGGCAAATTTTTGTAACGGAGCAAGGCGTATATTACATATGCCAAAACAAAATTTTCAGGTTGATAAATGATACGGTAAGCGTTATTTCGGTCGATCTGCAACCACCATGTGGAGCCTATGCCAACGGTAGCATTTATGTTATAGACAAAACATTGGGTATGGCCACTGTTGAAGGTAATCAAATAGTGCCGATAAGCAACTGTGATGTAGAGTATACGAGAAAAAAAGGCTATTTTTTTGTGAACCCACATTCCGAAGATGAAGTGACCATATCCTTTAGCAGAAATGATTACTTTTATAAGTACAACACATCCACCCAACAACTAAGCCGGATTGAATTGCCAGCACAGACCGCGTTGTTTTTAAAAGAAAACTTTGGTTTTCACGTGCTCAATCTGGAGGACGGAACCATAGCGATAAGCACCTCACAGGCAGGTGTAGCCATTTTAAATAAAAATTGGGAAATTATTAAAATCATCAACGAGGAACGCGGGCTGACCGATAATTCATCCATTACGATATTAGAAGACGGAAACAATAACCTTTGGGCTGCACACAGAACAGGCGTTTCGCGTATTGACCTGAGTTACCCCGCCACGTTTTATAACAAAAATCAAGGAATAGAAGACGACGTAATCACTTCAACCGTACACGAGGGAATGCAATACATTGGCACCGAGGATAAATGCTATTACCTGCCACCCTATCAATTTTCTATTGAAAACGATAACCACAAAGCTGAAGTTATAAAAAAACTTCGAGTTGCCCATCAATTTATTGACATTAACGGTCATTTGCTGTTGTGCAATTGGATGTCGCTTTCCGAAATAAACAACAAGGAAGTAAAACATATTTACAATAAGGGAGAAAGAATTTTCTGTGCGGCCTACGACAAAAGATACCCCGATAAAATTGCCATTGGATTAGACGATAACGTTGTTATTTGTACTTTTAGGGATACCGGAACGGATAATTT from Saccharicrinis carchari includes these protein-coding regions:
- a CDS encoding MarR family winged helix-turn-helix transcriptional regulator, with amino-acid sequence MDYKNIIIKIRRIVRSINLESKKIQKDYGVSIPQILCLEYLKNSPNYQATQKNIRDHLKLNSSTVTGIIDRLEKKGMLARLPKTGDRRTTVIALTSGGDTLLKETPDLLQQRLAVKLKTASADDLLAIGEVLDKLVNMLEIADIDASPVLTSAGIIKEEDS
- a CDS encoding metallophosphoesterase; its protein translation is MEQIKDKVNNIIQEHCYYDIIGDVHGNATELEQLLPMLGYKQIYGIWRHTRRKAVFVGDFIHRGPNSRRVLEIVKDMVKYGFAHAILGNHELYAIFHLSKNKDGKPFKKISDSSKKMAEQLKSEFHGEEKLLKKYIKWMRTLPIHLDFGAFRVVHAYWNDDYARIIAQHRTEGSFSKKALAYMADSRHPLGNAVEKSTKGIEFNLPKDLIIKDSDNNRRGSFRIGWWKPAENKTFRELAYGNKFTLPDYTIPRQILFPYKWYSEKEPMVFFGHYCMDKNNMVVRNNICCVDACAANGGTLAAYCWQGETEMDANHLVFL
- a CDS encoding Gfo/Idh/MocA family protein: MMTKIINWGIIGCGNVCEVKSGPAFNKVNHSNLVAVMRRNAEKVRDYAERHKVAHFYTDADQLIQSPQVNAIYVATPPSTHAQYAIAAMRAGKPVYVEKPMAKNYAECLAMNQVAKETGMPLFVAYYRRTLPGFLKAKQLIDENAIGRPLAANLHLTRPAKESEKNKSWRIDPSIAGGGIFYDLASHQLDLLDFLLGPITQAIGFTANNNPWYEAEDTISASFKFASGVVGSGTWSFVTHDKATRDSIELIGTQGSLRLSCFTPDPIQLITDKGTTEFPYLNPENIQYNLIKQVTESILQGKEAISDGISAARTNRVMEQIIKSIDQ